Sequence from the Methanosarcina siciliae T4/M genome:
GCAGGGGTAACTGACAGAGCGGGGAAGTAAAGGGCAGAAGCAAGTAATCCGGGCCAGAAGTTTCAGGAATAACGGCCTTATTTATTAGGAATGGATACCACCGGTAAAAATCTTGAATTATATAAAAACAGGTTCAACAGTTAAATGTAAAACAAAATTTACACAGTCGGCCAATTGAAAAAAAAGAAGCGCCCGGACCGGGATTCGAACCCGAGTCGGAGCCTCGACAGGGCTCCATGATAGGCCTCTACACTATCCGGACACTTCGGTCTTCTTAGCTGCTGTTTTTCCCGCATTGCGAGCAAATCTTAAATGTCTTTCCGATATATAAATGTTCCCGTTGACTGACTTCGATTCTGGTGAATGTTCAGGTCCCGCCTCCCAGACTCGAACCGGGGACATCGCGGTGCCTGCGCAGAGATGTACGGGAGGAACCCGCACGAGCCGAACTACAGCCGCGCACTCTACCACTGAGTTAAGGCGGGATTATGATACTGCTTCAGTGTTGCACAGGGCTACACTGCTTCAGTGCACCATCTCCATATATGGTGATGGTATTTATGTTTTTCGCTGGAAGTTGGAATAATAGCTGACATTTATGACATTTTTCATATATATCAAAAATACTTTTGTATATTACAGGGAACATAAAGCATAATCAAAGTAAGAAAACGGACAGATCTCACAAATAGAAAGGGTAAGGAATATGGTCGCCCAAATTTTTACGAACGCCAATTGTTTCGATACGGTCAGCGTCAGCCTTGGAGACACCTTTGTGATAAAACTCAGGGATGAACCTGGAGAGCACCTGTACAGTAAGGAAGAACCCGTTGCTGAAACTGTATGGAAAATGGAGGCCGAAGAGGGTCTCAAATTGCTCCGGGAACAATTCACTCCGGATATTCCGGACACAAAGACTATTCCAGGAATTCATGAATGGGAATACGAGGCTGTAAAACCGGGTACCTGGGATGTTGAAGGCACTTACACCATTTTCCGTTTTGGAGGCGAGAGAAAGTTCAAACTAACTGTTAAGGTTGTTTAAGAAATTTTTTGAATTCAAACATTTTTTATTTTTTTGTGACTTCTTATCTAATTAAAAGTCTGCCTCATATAGTTGGAGATGTCAGCCTGGTTCCTGAGGCTGCTTTCACTATTTAACACCTGATTTTGGAAAGGATCTGAAAGGTTGAAAAATTCCTTCTTTAATAATTCCTTTCTAAGCTATAAGCCCCATTTTAAACTCTATCTTAAAATTCTGAACGGCTAATGGGCTGGATATTGGGAAAGGGATGGTAAAAGAAAGTTGAGGCAAAAAAGTTGCAACAAAATAATGATCCAGTAAAAAGAAAGGTACGGCAAAAAGATGCGAAAGGAACCCGAAGTTTCTTCTTGATATCTCCGGGCTCAGAAATTTTTGGTTTTATCAGAAGGTGTTCAGTTCACCCCTGATGACCATTTCAGTGATTTTTG
This genomic interval carries:
- a CDS encoding protease inhibitor I42 family protein translates to MVAQIFTNANCFDTVSVSLGDTFVIKLRDEPGEHLYSKEEPVAETVWKMEAEEGLKLLREQFTPDIPDTKTIPGIHEWEYEAVKPGTWDVEGTYTIFRFGGERKFKLTVKVV